The Metabacillus sediminilitoris genome window below encodes:
- a CDS encoding lactate racemase domain-containing protein, protein MSLPKFAKIRQKFHVESIKNIAATITEQFIHVKADDKIKPGMEIAITVGSRGIANIPLIVKSVADEIKKRGATPFIIPSMGSHGGATAEGQIEVLEGLGVTEESTGCEIRSSMDVVEIGETSAGIPVYIDKYAYRADGIIIMGRVKPHTDFKKDIESGVLKMASIGMGKHKQALALHTYGIEGIRDMMPEVGKVAIQNSNTLFGVAIVENAHEETAIIEAIQPDQIEERERELLKKAFDLMPSLPVDEMDILVVDEIGKNYSGTGMDTNIIGRIRVLGVEEPKKPSIKYVIASNLSEASHGNALGIGLADLTTKRLFEKIDLKTMNENVVTSTFLARANIPIVLDNDQEALKAALRANWGVALEEARIVRIPNTLHIGELFVSEAIFNELKDKENIEILEDLHEVKFGEDGYFLPM, encoded by the coding sequence ATGTCTTTACCGAAATTCGCAAAAATAAGACAAAAATTCCATGTTGAAAGTATAAAGAATATCGCTGCAACAATTACAGAACAATTTATTCATGTGAAAGCAGATGATAAAATTAAGCCTGGCATGGAGATAGCCATTACCGTTGGAAGCAGGGGGATTGCAAATATTCCATTAATCGTTAAAAGTGTTGCTGATGAAATTAAAAAGAGAGGGGCGACACCGTTTATCATTCCTTCAATGGGAAGCCATGGCGGTGCTACAGCTGAGGGGCAAATTGAGGTTCTGGAAGGTTTAGGAGTAACGGAAGAATCAACAGGTTGTGAAATTCGTTCATCAATGGATGTAGTTGAAATTGGCGAAACATCAGCAGGTATTCCTGTTTATATTGATAAGTATGCTTATCGTGCAGATGGAATTATCATTATGGGCCGTGTGAAGCCACATACTGATTTTAAAAAGGATATTGAAAGCGGCGTCTTAAAAATGGCCTCAATTGGTATGGGTAAACATAAACAAGCACTTGCTTTGCATACTTATGGTATTGAGGGAATTCGTGATATGATGCCTGAAGTTGGAAAAGTAGCCATTCAAAATTCAAATACATTATTTGGTGTAGCCATTGTTGAAAACGCTCATGAAGAAACAGCGATTATCGAAGCGATCCAACCAGACCAAATTGAGGAGCGCGAAAGAGAATTACTGAAAAAAGCATTTGATTTGATGCCAAGTCTTCCGGTTGATGAAATGGATATTTTAGTAGTTGATGAAATCGGTAAAAACTATAGTGGAACAGGTATGGATACGAATATTATCGGTCGAATCCGTGTATTAGGCGTAGAAGAGCCTAAAAAACCTTCTATTAAATATGTCATTGCATCAAACTTAAGTGAGGCTAGTCATGGCAATGCGTTGGGAATTGGATTAGCTGATTTAACTACAAAACGTTTATTTGAAAAAATCGATTTGAAAACAATGAATGAAAATGTTGTCACAAGTACATTTTTAGCTCGTGCAAATATTCCGATTGTTCTTGATAATGACCAAGAAGCACTAAAAGCAGCTCTACGCGCTAACTGGGGTGTTGCATTGGAAGAGGCAAGAATTGTAAGGATTCCAAATACTCTTCATATTGGGGAATTATTTGTATCTGAAGCCATTTTTAATGAGTTGAAAGATAAAGAAAATATCGAAATATTAGAGGATCTGCATGAAGTGAAATTTGGTGAAGATGGTTATTTCTTGCCGATGTAA
- a CDS encoding YsnF/AvaK domain-containing protein, producing MSKHVLGVYHSKDEVIQAIEEVQNEGYSVNDLSILANTRDFPYSIQNETGVSTEDLGEAENTRTYKEKGFFENLFSALEVNTTSDHNEISYYDHLVGLGFDNAAARDYEKDLNSGKILLLVDSGTGTFTAPSAGGITGTSVIDQTTLDTDTLGTNKERSLKLREEQLDVTKERVQTGEVEVRKDVVEEQKTVHVPVTHEEVYVERRTVGDAAIDDTAAATTKPIGDEETIRVPIVEEKVEVTKKPVVTEELVIGKRQATETEQVTENIKREEARVETDGDATVDETTIDRNRLNEDRL from the coding sequence ATGAGTAAACATGTTTTAGGTGTTTATCATTCAAAAGATGAAGTGATTCAAGCTATAGAAGAAGTTCAAAATGAAGGATATTCTGTAAACGACTTGTCCATTCTTGCGAATACAAGGGACTTCCCTTATTCTATCCAAAATGAAACAGGAGTATCGACCGAGGACCTCGGCGAGGCGGAAAATACCCGAACGTATAAGGAGAAAGGTTTTTTTGAAAATTTATTTTCAGCACTTGAGGTAAATACAACTTCAGATCATAATGAAATCTCATATTACGATCATCTAGTTGGGCTTGGCTTTGATAACGCAGCTGCCCGTGACTATGAAAAGGATCTAAATTCAGGAAAAATTTTACTTCTTGTTGATAGTGGAACAGGGACATTTACTGCTCCTTCAGCAGGCGGTATCACTGGTACCTCTGTAATTGATCAAACAACACTTGATACAGATACACTCGGTACAAATAAAGAACGTTCCCTAAAGCTTCGTGAAGAACAACTTGATGTTACGAAGGAGCGTGTTCAGACCGGTGAAGTAGAGGTTCGTAAAGACGTTGTTGAAGAACAAAAAACAGTTCATGTTCCTGTAACACATGAAGAAGTCTATGTAGAGAGACGGACAGTTGGCGATGCTGCAATAGACGACACAGCAGCAGCCACAACAAAACCAATAGGTGATGAAGAAACAATCCGTGTCCCGATTGTCGAGGAAAAAGTCGAAGTAACGAAAAAACCAGTGGTAACAGAGGAACTGGTCATCGGCAAAAGACAGGCAACGGAAACAGAACAAGTGACTGAGAATATTAAACGTGAAGAAGCCCGGGTGGAAACAGACGGTGATGCAACAGTTGATGAAACGACCATTGACCGTAACCGCCTGAACGAAGACCGATTATAA
- a CDS encoding GNAT family N-acetyltransferase, with translation MNIRKRHSDEEAPIDLLLLADPSNILVEEYVKRGECFLAEKDDQVIGVYVLLPLRPETVELVNIAVAEIHHGKGIGKQLVMHAIQTAKLSGFKTIEIGTGNSSIGQLALYQKCGFRITGIDRNFFIRHYPEDIFENGIQCRDMIRLSQDL, from the coding sequence ATGAATATTCGAAAACGACATTCAGATGAAGAAGCTCCAATCGATTTATTGTTATTAGCTGACCCTTCCAACATTCTTGTTGAGGAATATGTGAAAAGGGGAGAGTGCTTTTTAGCTGAAAAAGATGATCAAGTGATTGGGGTATACGTATTGCTACCGTTAAGACCTGAAACAGTTGAGTTGGTAAATATTGCAGTTGCAGAAATCCATCACGGTAAAGGGATTGGAAAACAGTTAGTAATGCATGCGATTCAAACAGCAAAGTTAAGTGGATTCAAAACGATAGAAATCGGTACGGGTAATTCAAGTATTGGACAGTTAGCGCTTTATCAAAAGTGTGGGTTTAGAATCACTGGTATTGATAGAAACTTTTTTATTAGGCACTATCCAGAGGATATTTTTGAAAATGGTATTCAGTGCAGGGATATGATTCGTTTATCTCAAGATTTGTAG